A single region of the Desulfomonile tiedjei genome encodes:
- the pseG gene encoding UDP-2,4-diacetamido-2,4,6-trideoxy-beta-L-altropyranose hydrolase has product MNILVRTDASAEIGMGHVMRSLALAQAWQDLGGQVTFAMATGSQPVRQRLMSESIDLLNVKEVPGSRQDAHATASAAKKLDATWVVLDGYVFEAEFQRVVKDSQLRLLVIDDYGHSNHYWADIIVNQDFAAFQIPYGNRETYSRLLLGPRYALLRREFTNWGHKTLEIPEVAGKVLVTIGGSDKENLTSKVLKALEKADVSGLDVVAVIGGANPHYKELLLAAADSSVPVRLEPNPVNMPELMAWADVATSAGGGTCAELLFMGVPSLVIIVADNQEQNVAALDSAGAVISLGQHELLSVEAITAALAGLCQDSNKRREMSRKGRSLLDGRGALRVAEVMNDSTVKERKG; this is encoded by the coding sequence TTGAACATTTTAGTTCGCACGGACGCTTCTGCAGAGATCGGCATGGGTCATGTGATGAGGTCCCTGGCCTTGGCACAGGCGTGGCAGGATTTGGGCGGACAGGTGACTTTCGCCATGGCGACCGGTTCACAGCCGGTTCGGCAAAGGCTGATGTCAGAGAGTATCGATCTACTGAACGTCAAGGAAGTTCCGGGAAGCCGGCAGGACGCTCACGCTACTGCTTCGGCGGCCAAAAAACTTGACGCAACATGGGTGGTACTGGACGGGTACGTCTTTGAGGCCGAGTTCCAAAGAGTTGTCAAAGATTCTCAGCTTCGGTTGTTGGTGATCGACGATTATGGCCATTCGAATCACTACTGGGCCGATATTATTGTCAATCAGGATTTCGCCGCATTCCAAATCCCTTACGGGAACCGGGAGACTTATTCACGACTTTTGCTCGGACCGCGTTACGCGCTCTTGCGCCGTGAATTCACGAATTGGGGCCATAAAACCCTCGAAATTCCCGAGGTGGCTGGAAAGGTCCTCGTGACCATCGGGGGCAGCGACAAGGAAAACCTTACCTCCAAAGTTCTGAAGGCTCTGGAGAAGGCCGATGTTAGCGGCCTTGACGTGGTAGCTGTGATAGGTGGGGCCAATCCGCACTATAAGGAGTTGCTCCTTGCGGCAGCCGATTCATCTGTGCCCGTCCGCTTGGAGCCCAACCCCGTCAATATGCCGGAACTGATGGCATGGGCTGATGTGGCAACTTCAGCCGGGGGAGGCACTTGTGCTGAACTGCTGTTCATGGGTGTTCCTTCGCTCGTAATTATTGTTGCAGACAATCAGGAACAAAATGTGGCAGCGCTGGATTCTGCCGGGGCTGTCATCAGCCTGGGACAGCATGAATTACTGTCCGTGGAGGCAATAACCGCAGCCCTTGCCGGCTTATGCCAAGACTCAAACAAGCGGCGGGAAATGAGCCGGAAAGGCCGAAGCTTGTTAGACGGGCGAGGGGCATTGCGGGTGGCGGAAGTGATGAACGATTCGACAGTCAAGGAACGGAAGGGATAA
- a CDS encoding glycosyltransferase family protein, with protein sequence MAIPIIIQARTGSQRLPRKVLAELANGTVLEYVIRRCRQSRLGSNVIVATSVLPRDDAVEALSVSLGVPVFRGSEDDVLSRYIDTARAFRANVLIRITADCPLIDPSVIDKVIGIYRLGPVDYITVEGYPVGLGDVELATLPALERCLAETSPAETYYREHVATYISTHPDRFHSRSESPPPALKKPEIHLAVDEPGDLEIVRRICEYFSPRLDFRTAEILAFLEEHPDLLASSMRRSQHP encoded by the coding sequence ATGGCGATTCCTATAATCATTCAGGCCAGAACCGGGTCGCAACGACTCCCCAGGAAGGTGTTGGCGGAGTTGGCGAACGGCACGGTCCTGGAGTACGTTATCCGCAGATGCAGGCAAAGCAGGCTTGGTTCCAACGTGATCGTAGCCACAAGCGTGCTTCCGCGAGACGATGCTGTAGAGGCTTTGTCGGTCTCTTTGGGTGTGCCGGTTTTTCGGGGAAGCGAAGACGATGTTCTCTCCCGGTACATTGACACAGCGCGCGCGTTTCGTGCCAACGTCCTTATTCGAATTACCGCAGACTGCCCCTTAATAGATCCAAGTGTAATCGACAAGGTTATCGGAATTTATCGGCTCGGACCGGTCGATTATATTACCGTTGAAGGTTATCCGGTGGGCTTGGGGGACGTAGAGCTGGCGACGCTGCCGGCCCTCGAGCGCTGCTTAGCTGAGACCTCTCCGGCCGAAACCTACTATCGCGAACATGTGGCAACTTACATATCCACGCATCCTGACCGGTTCCACTCGCGATCGGAAAGCCCTCCACCGGCTCTTAAGAAACCGGAAATTCACCTGGCGGTTGACGAGCCGGGTGATCTGGAGATCGTTCGGAGGATCTGCGAATACTTTTCCCCCCGCCTGGATTTTCGGACTGCAGAGATACTCGCTTTTCTTGAAGAGCATCCCGATCTGCTCGCCTCGAGTATGCGGAGGAGCCAGCACCCTTGA
- the pseC gene encoding UDP-4-amino-4,6-dideoxy-N-acetyl-beta-L-altrosamine transaminase, with protein sequence MRKKRISSTRQGVAKVSIPYGRQWIEADDIEAVVEVLRSDWLTTGPRVSEFEEAFAERVRARYAVAVSSGTAALHAAVHAVGIGPGDEVIVPPMTFAATANCVVFQGGIPVFADVEPGTLLLDPKQVEEKITARTKAVIAVDYAGQPCDYDSLRKIARTHGLALIDDACHALGAAYRRQPVGSLADLNTFSFHPVKHITTGEGGIVTTDREDLAERMRRFRNHGISTDHSERTKQGSWFYEIVELGYNYRLTDLQCALGLNQLGKLSGWVKRRQAIAARYTEAFSLIRGVEPLITKADVSHAYHLYVVQFDETEFKRDRTGIFRALREAGVGVNVHYIPVHLHPFYRRRFGTGPGLCPVAEQAYQRIVSLPIFPLMTDEHVDQVVDAVAGLGLDA encoded by the coding sequence ATGCGGAAGAAAAGAATCAGTAGCACCCGCCAGGGCGTGGCAAAGGTGTCCATTCCTTACGGCCGGCAATGGATTGAGGCGGACGACATAGAAGCCGTCGTCGAAGTCCTCCGGTCAGATTGGCTCACCACGGGCCCCAGGGTCTCCGAGTTTGAAGAAGCCTTTGCGGAACGGGTCCGCGCCAGGTACGCCGTCGCTGTGAGCAGCGGCACAGCGGCTTTGCACGCGGCCGTTCACGCCGTTGGAATCGGACCTGGGGATGAAGTTATAGTCCCGCCTATGACGTTCGCGGCCACGGCCAATTGCGTCGTATTCCAGGGTGGAATCCCCGTGTTTGCCGACGTGGAACCGGGAACCCTTCTGCTCGATCCGAAGCAAGTAGAAGAGAAAATTACCGCTCGCACCAAAGCTGTAATCGCCGTGGATTACGCGGGTCAACCATGCGACTACGATTCATTAAGAAAGATTGCGAGAACTCACGGCCTTGCCCTGATCGATGACGCATGCCACGCTCTCGGGGCTGCGTACAGGCGGCAACCTGTGGGCTCGCTGGCGGATTTGAACACTTTTAGCTTTCATCCCGTAAAGCACATTACCACCGGCGAAGGCGGGATTGTCACCACCGATCGAGAAGATTTGGCTGAGCGCATGAGGCGCTTTAGAAATCACGGCATCAGCACTGACCACAGTGAGCGAACCAAGCAAGGCTCCTGGTTCTACGAAATCGTCGAGCTTGGATACAATTACAGGTTGACGGATTTGCAGTGTGCGCTGGGGTTGAACCAGCTCGGGAAACTATCAGGGTGGGTGAAGCGGCGTCAGGCAATAGCCGCGCGGTACACCGAAGCATTCTCGCTAATTCGCGGAGTTGAGCCTCTAATCACAAAAGCGGACGTCTCTCATGCCTATCATCTCTATGTGGTCCAATTTGACGAGACCGAATTCAAGCGTGACCGAACCGGGATTTTCAGGGCATTGAGAGAAGCAGGCGTAGGGGTCAACGTCCACTACATCCCGGTCCATCTTCACCCGTTCTACCGCCGGAGGTTTGGCACCGGCCCGGGCCTCTGCCCGGTTGCCGAACAGGCGTACCAGCGGATAGTATCTCTCCCTATCTTTCCGCTCATGACCGACGAGCACGTAGATCAAGTGGTTGACGCGGTCGCCGGCCTGGGCCTCGACGCGTAA
- the pseB gene encoding UDP-N-acetylglucosamine 4,6-dehydratase (inverting) codes for MILDDQVILITGGTGSFGKKFVESALKLHNPAKLIIFSRDEFKQHEMRASGLNHKCLRYFIGDVRDRERLYRALDGVDIVVHAAAMKQVPACEYNPIEAVKTNVLGAANLVDAAIDRNVKKVIALSTDKAASPANLYGATKLCADKLFVAGNSYSGPHNTRFGVVRYGNVLASRGSVIPFFVQMARSGLLPVTDPRMTRFWLTLDQAVAFVISCLGRMEGGEIFVPKIPSMNILDLAKAVAPECPTTIIGIRPGEKLHEVLIPEDDARWTVEYDDNYVILPPFQEAAEDYAGRNGGKICEDGFRYSSDTNDRWLSAEDLRQILGSTDPEHAEEKNQ; via the coding sequence ATGATTTTAGATGATCAAGTCATTCTGATTACCGGTGGGACAGGCTCGTTCGGCAAGAAGTTCGTCGAGTCAGCCCTGAAGCTCCATAACCCCGCGAAGCTCATCATATTCAGTCGTGACGAATTCAAGCAACACGAGATGCGAGCCTCCGGCTTGAACCACAAATGCCTCCGTTATTTCATTGGCGACGTCCGGGATAGAGAGAGGCTGTACAGGGCCTTGGACGGAGTTGACATCGTGGTGCACGCTGCTGCGATGAAGCAGGTCCCCGCGTGCGAGTACAATCCCATCGAGGCCGTCAAGACCAACGTCCTGGGGGCAGCCAATCTGGTGGACGCAGCAATAGACCGAAACGTAAAAAAGGTCATTGCCTTGAGCACCGACAAGGCCGCTTCTCCCGCGAATCTTTACGGCGCGACCAAGCTGTGCGCTGACAAGCTTTTTGTAGCAGGCAACTCGTACTCTGGTCCCCACAACACCCGTTTCGGCGTTGTCCGGTACGGTAACGTGCTTGCAAGCCGCGGGAGCGTGATCCCCTTTTTCGTGCAAATGGCGCGATCCGGCCTGCTGCCTGTCACGGACCCAAGGATGACGCGTTTCTGGCTGACCCTGGACCAGGCGGTTGCCTTTGTGATCAGTTGCCTAGGACGTATGGAGGGAGGCGAGATTTTTGTCCCCAAAATCCCGAGCATGAACATCCTCGATCTCGCAAAGGCCGTCGCACCGGAATGTCCTACGACAATTATCGGAATCCGGCCTGGCGAGAAACTGCACGAGGTCCTTATTCCGGAAGATGATGCCCGCTGGACGGTGGAATATGATGACAACTATGTGATTCTTCCCCCGTTTCAAGAAGCCGCTGAAGATTACGCCGGCAGAAACGGCGGCAAGATCTGCGAAGACGGCTTTCGTTACTCGAGTGACACCAATGACAGATGGCTTTCTGCGGAAGATCTGAGGCAGATCCTTGGATCGACCGACCCCGAACATGCGGAAGAAAAGAATCAGTAG
- a CDS encoding response regulator, producing the protein MNRSFRILIADKNRHVREFLRREFREAGYRVQVAKDSQEVIMMIDVKEPPDLLILDLEMPQGDALETLEWLESRLPPLPVVIHSFPAEHPSHAAIDNAAAVVEKEGDTNRLKKVVVDVLRRYYPERFRPSVSGPNG; encoded by the coding sequence ATGAACAGGTCGTTTCGGATCTTGATCGCCGATAAAAACCGTCACGTTCGGGAGTTCTTGCGCCGCGAATTCCGGGAGGCGGGATATAGGGTTCAGGTCGCCAAAGATAGCCAGGAAGTGATCATGATGATTGACGTAAAAGAGCCGCCGGACTTGCTGATCCTGGATCTCGAAATGCCACAGGGAGACGCTTTGGAAACTTTGGAATGGCTGGAATCCCGACTGCCTCCTCTGCCCGTCGTGATTCATTCATTTCCTGCGGAACACCCTAGTCATGCGGCCATTGACAATGCGGCCGCTGTGGTTGAGAAGGAAGGAGACACGAATCGACTCAAAAAAGTGGTAGTGGATGTTCTCCGCCGCTATTACCCGGAGCGTTTCCGCCCGAGCGTCTCAGGTCCAAATGGCTGA
- a CDS encoding two-component sensor histidine kinase translates to MASPHYGTLRLKIIIMTLSFSLVPLLVMGVTIYYQFSSAYNNKLMEALKTLVQNRRGSLELFFDERISQLTSVAHTHSMEQLKDEAYLNKVFHIIQSRSRSYIDIGVIDDYGNHVAYVGPYYERLKEVNYGNEEWFHKVMSSGVYISDVFLGFRKIPHFIIAVTARDGNRTWILRATINSEIIDNIVRAAQLGKKGDAFIINRNNVLQTPPRLSGELLGRPMTPDFSSYVGTNVEEMDIKGEKNLFGTTQITGKDWILVVKEDPKDEMAPLFKTQYMEALILLGGILLVVTGTILTTRSMTNELIRMEQEKAISDDLVVQSSKMAALGKLAAGIAHEINNPLAIIGEKAGWMKDLLDKEDVRNSENFEEFADCIKKIERQVERSRTITHRLLRFGRRMEPTTEEVVDINRLLAETLTFLENEALYRDITIRTEYDGGIPQVTTDSTQLQQVFLNIINNAIDAVGKGGTISIKTTLNSTNSRNVVVEIADNGPGIPKEVLGKIFDPFFTTKSPQEGTGLGLSISYSIMEKLGGRIAVASEPNEGTTFTITLPVK, encoded by the coding sequence ATGGCCTCGCCCCACTATGGCACTCTTCGCTTGAAGATCATAATTATGACGCTCTCGTTTTCGTTGGTGCCCCTGCTGGTGATGGGGGTCACAATTTATTATCAGTTCAGCTCCGCTTATAACAACAAGCTTATGGAAGCCTTGAAAACCTTGGTTCAAAACAGGCGTGGCTCTCTGGAACTCTTTTTTGATGAGCGAATCTCCCAACTTACCAGTGTCGCGCACACCCATAGCATGGAGCAACTCAAGGATGAGGCATACTTGAACAAAGTCTTCCACATCATCCAGTCACGTTCGAGGTCTTACATTGATATCGGAGTCATAGACGACTATGGAAATCATGTTGCTTACGTGGGGCCATACTATGAAAGGCTGAAAGAGGTGAATTACGGAAACGAGGAGTGGTTCCACAAGGTCATGTCATCCGGAGTTTACATCAGCGACGTTTTTCTTGGTTTCAGGAAAATCCCACATTTCATTATTGCGGTGACCGCACGCGATGGTAACAGGACCTGGATTCTGCGCGCAACCATCAATTCCGAAATCATAGACAACATCGTGAGGGCCGCGCAGTTGGGAAAGAAAGGGGACGCGTTTATCATTAACAGGAACAATGTCTTGCAGACGCCCCCAAGGCTTTCCGGTGAACTCCTCGGGCGCCCCATGACGCCAGACTTTTCGTCCTATGTAGGCACCAACGTGGAAGAAATGGACATCAAAGGGGAGAAAAACCTCTTTGGCACGACTCAGATTACAGGCAAGGATTGGATCCTCGTTGTCAAAGAGGACCCCAAAGATGAAATGGCCCCCCTCTTTAAAACTCAGTACATGGAGGCGCTGATATTGCTCGGAGGGATCCTGCTGGTTGTCACAGGAACCATTCTTACCACTAGGTCCATGACTAACGAGCTGATCCGGATGGAGCAGGAGAAAGCCATTAGCGACGATCTGGTGGTGCAGTCGAGCAAAATGGCCGCGCTAGGGAAGCTTGCCGCAGGCATAGCCCATGAGATTAACAACCCGCTGGCAATCATCGGTGAAAAGGCCGGTTGGATGAAGGACCTCCTCGACAAAGAAGATGTCAGGAACAGTGAAAACTTTGAAGAGTTCGCGGATTGCATCAAGAAGATAGAGCGTCAGGTGGAAAGGTCCCGGACCATAACTCACCGGCTATTGCGTTTCGGTCGCAGAATGGAACCTACCACCGAGGAAGTGGTGGACATCAACAGGCTACTGGCCGAAACCCTTACCTTCCTTGAGAATGAAGCATTGTACAGAGATATCACAATCCGGACGGAGTACGATGGCGGAATCCCTCAAGTGACCACGGATTCTACTCAGCTCCAACAGGTGTTTCTTAACATCATAAACAATGCCATCGATGCTGTGGGTAAAGGCGGGACCATTAGCATAAAGACCACCTTGAATTCGACGAACAGCCGCAATGTGGTGGTTGAGATTGCCGACAACGGTCCGGGAATCCCCAAAGAGGTCTTGGGTAAGATTTTTGACCCGTTTTTCACCACCAAAAGTCCGCAGGAAGGAACAGGATTGGGGCTGTCCATAAGCTACAGCATAATGGAAAAGTTGGGTGGAAGAATCGCGGTAGCAAGTGAGCCGAACGAGGGCACAACCTTTACGATCACGCTGCCGGTGAAATAA
- a CDS encoding response regulator → MLSYRVLIVDDEEEFVETIVKRLKDRGLAAEGVTSGRQALDLMETKDFDVVILDVKMPGMDGIETLRVMKTRRPLTEVIMLTGHGSVDSGIQGLQLGAYNYVMKPVPLDELLEQMNQAYERKLIEEDRKSRDEGEEAAHSH, encoded by the coding sequence ATGCTATCGTACAGAGTTCTAATTGTAGACGATGAGGAGGAGTTCGTTGAAACCATCGTCAAGCGGCTCAAGGATAGAGGCCTGGCTGCCGAAGGCGTTACAAGCGGGCGACAGGCTCTGGATCTGATGGAGACCAAGGATTTCGACGTAGTGATCCTCGACGTAAAGATGCCCGGCATGGATGGAATAGAAACCCTCAGGGTAATGAAAACCAGACGACCCCTCACGGAAGTGATCATGCTTACCGGCCACGGATCGGTAGACTCAGGGATACAGGGGTTGCAGCTTGGGGCATACAACTACGTCATGAAGCCTGTTCCTCTCGACGAACTTCTGGAACAAATGAACCAGGCCTACGAGCGGAAGCTCATTGAGGAAGACCGGAAATCGAGAGATGAAGGGGAAGAAGCCGCCCACAGCCATTAA